The Chitinophagaceae bacterium genome window below encodes:
- the secG gene encoding preprotein translocase subunit SecG, whose amino-acid sequence MTWLFIILVILASVILGFIVLVQNPKGGGLSGSVAGFSNQFMGVKQTTDVLEKGTWLFAAIIGVLCLVSTVFISDTAGTGGGSLEKVPTTQQPVKQAPANNSTPTLPATTPAK is encoded by the coding sequence ATGACTTGGTTATTCATCATACTGGTAATATTGGCCAGCGTTATTTTAGGATTTATTGTACTGGTTCAAAACCCAAAAGGTGGCGGACTCAGTGGTTCTGTGGCCGGTTTCAGTAACCAGTTTATGGGCGTTAAACAAACAACCGATGTTCTTGAAAAAGGAACCTGGTTATTTGCAGCCATTATTGGTGTTCTGTGCCTGGTTTCAACTGTATTTATTTCTGATACTGCCGGTACAGGTGGTGGCAGCCTTGAAAAGGTTCCAACCACTCAACAACCGGTTAAACAGGCTCCTGCTAATAACAGCACTCCAACTTTACCGGCAACAACTCCGGCTAAATAA
- a CDS encoding sigma-54-dependent Fis family transcriptional regulator, with the protein MDLQVIKNRFGIIGNSPALNHALNVAVQVSSTDLTVLINGESGVGKEVFSQIIHSLSTRKHNPFIAVNCGAIPEGTIDSELFGHEKGSFTGALDARKGYFETVNGGTIFLDEIGELPLGTQARLLRVLEAGEFIRVGSSKVQKTDVRVIAATNKDLLEFTQNNKFREDLYYRLNTVPIRVPSLRDRKEDIPLLFRKFSVDFAERYKTTPVQLEDDAKNLLISYPFPGNVRELKNIAEQISVLSTNKIVTGKDLAPFLPERSFNRLPVLAHQTAPAGSAAEFANEREILYKLFFDMKRDVTELKKMFLEVLQNGGSQVQMPGNFFNETMIAEPKPMEVNQQPVISSSTSSQPMIFNGNGNSDIQDHVEVEESLNIMDKEKELIIKALKKHKSKRRDAALDLGISERTLYRKLKEYDIEEL; encoded by the coding sequence ATGGATTTACAAGTTATAAAAAACAGGTTCGGCATTATCGGTAACTCACCGGCACTGAATCATGCGTTGAATGTGGCAGTACAGGTTTCATCAACCGATCTTACTGTGCTCATCAATGGTGAAAGCGGTGTTGGTAAAGAAGTATTCTCTCAAATTATTCATTCTTTATCTACACGAAAACACAATCCGTTCATTGCTGTGAACTGCGGTGCAATTCCTGAAGGAACGATTGATTCTGAATTATTCGGTCATGAAAAAGGTTCTTTTACCGGAGCATTAGATGCAAGAAAAGGATATTTTGAAACGGTGAATGGCGGTACTATTTTCTTAGATGAAATTGGTGAACTGCCTTTAGGCACACAGGCACGTTTGCTGCGTGTACTGGAAGCAGGCGAATTCATCCGTGTTGGTTCATCTAAAGTACAGAAGACGGATGTACGTGTAATTGCAGCTACCAATAAAGATCTGCTGGAGTTTACTCAAAACAATAAGTTCAGAGAAGATTTATATTACCGTTTGAATACTGTTCCTATCCGTGTACCATCATTAAGAGACCGGAAAGAAGATATCCCTCTCCTGTTCAGAAAATTTTCTGTTGACTTTGCAGAACGTTATAAAACAACTCCAGTGCAACTGGAAGATGATGCAAAAAATCTGTTAATCAGTTATCCGTTTCCCGGTAATGTGCGGGAATTAAAGAATATTGCAGAACAGATTTCTGTTCTATCAACCAACAAAATTGTTACAGGTAAAGATTTAGCTCCCTTCTTGCCCGAAAGAAGTTTTAATCGTTTGCCGGTGCTGGCTCATCAAACTGCTCCGGCAGGAAGTGCTGCTGAGTTTGCCAATGAACGGGAGATTCTGTACAAGCTCTTTTTTGATATGAAGCGTGATGTAACCGAGTTAAAGAAAATGTTCCTTGAAGTATTGCAGAATGGAGGATCACAGGTGCAGATGCCGGGCAACTTTTTTAACGAAACCATGATTGCTGAACCGAAGCCCATGGAAGTGAATCAACAGCCGGTCATCAGTTCATCTACTTCATCGCAGCCAATGATCTTTAACGGAAATGGCAATAGCGATATTCAGGATCATGTGGAAGTGGAAGAAAGCCTCAACATCATGGACAAGGAAAAAGAACTGATCATTAAAGCACTGAAGAAACATAAAAGCAAACGCCGTGATGCTGCACTCGATCTCGGCATCAGCGAAAGAACTTTATACAGAAAACTGAAGGAGTATGATATTGAAGAACTTTAG
- a CDS encoding outer membrane beta-barrel protein: protein MVIGSVLDTSSQRAIVGATVSIIPYKDSTKLSVFLTDKNGAFNFSNLEFGYYRLTITAIGFRTKTIDSIHLRTERSDFNLNDIGMGNQSVELGEIVIYVEKPLIESKDGNITFNVGESALSNGSTATELLKQTPLVTTDPNGKILVRGKEPKILIDDKPVELNMQQLQDLLESMPGSTIEKIEVLTNPPPQYANEQGGVINIVTKKGRVGFGGRVNLYYGSRGEMGFSSNFNYRKQGFAVNMNVGMGYNQYETDGYSNRTNIYTDSSNQLKINSNSISKTLRPNFRFNLDYDLNKRNTVNFVAQYNQNEFDNSGFNRYKNINRFDSISKLSERTVATDGYNRNPSLNFTYTHKGKTAGEQLRVIGSYNIGWNKNVRNFFQEFLNADDTPTGIDSTQKQSNDTRNNGYSVVVAYAKILKNNKTSFSTGAAYYRSNSHILLTTEFLKKPENSFQKVDLLSNDFEFHQDVLNARFSIKHIFKPGFSISAGAAVEQTNILFELYRDGKNVYSRFYNLLPFANFNRSWENKTNLTFAYRRTIRRPGIGELNPAIDYGDPYNLRYGNPDLLPSQAHNFDVVFGQTKTKGFANIGLGYNIVEDIISQIRTLQPDGKTVVTWDNVSGRQEYEVSSWGGLTISKKIRSNISASYIYNQYSTFDKQIRKYRDGGSFTSNFSCNYLPDDKWTLTGTFTFNRFANPQGTVKSNINMNLGLQRKLFKKKIILTVIQLIHLYSSRTESLLTEQILILKVTAVHKQETTALH from the coding sequence ATGGTGATAGGGTCAGTGCTTGATACCTCAAGTCAACGGGCAATTGTGGGGGCAACGGTTTCCATCATTCCTTATAAGGATTCAACCAAACTTTCTGTATTTCTCACTGATAAAAACGGGGCATTTAATTTCAGTAACCTTGAGTTTGGATATTACCGGTTAACGATCACAGCTATTGGGTTTCGTACCAAAACAATTGACAGTATTCATTTACGGACTGAGCGATCAGATTTTAATCTGAACGATATCGGCATGGGTAATCAGTCAGTAGAGTTAGGTGAAATAGTCATCTATGTTGAAAAGCCTTTGATTGAATCAAAAGATGGAAACATTACATTCAATGTTGGCGAAAGTGCATTGAGTAATGGAAGTACTGCTACTGAATTATTAAAACAAACACCGCTGGTTACAACCGATCCCAATGGAAAGATTTTAGTGCGGGGTAAAGAGCCCAAGATATTAATTGATGATAAACCGGTTGAGCTGAATATGCAGCAACTGCAGGACTTGCTGGAAAGTATGCCCGGCAGTACCATTGAAAAAATTGAAGTACTTACCAACCCTCCGCCACAGTATGCCAATGAACAGGGTGGCGTAATCAACATTGTTACCAAGAAAGGAAGAGTTGGTTTTGGTGGAAGAGTAAACCTGTATTACGGATCAAGAGGTGAAATGGGATTCAGCAGCAATTTCAATTACCGGAAGCAGGGCTTTGCTGTTAACATGAATGTGGGGATGGGGTACAACCAATATGAAACAGATGGTTACAGCAACCGCACAAATATTTATACCGATTCATCCAATCAATTAAAGATTAACAGCAATTCAATCAGCAAAACCTTACGCCCCAATTTTCGTTTCAACCTTGATTATGATCTCAATAAAAGGAATACGGTAAATTTTGTAGCACAGTATAACCAGAACGAATTTGATAACAGCGGCTTTAACCGTTATAAAAATATCAACAGGTTCGATTCTATTTCGAAACTGAGCGAACGGACTGTTGCAACCGATGGTTATAACAGGAATCCATCGCTAAATTTTACCTACACACATAAAGGAAAAACAGCAGGGGAGCAGTTGCGTGTTATTGGCTCTTATAATATTGGATGGAACAAAAACGTACGCAATTTTTTTCAGGAGTTTTTAAATGCGGATGATACGCCAACAGGTATCGACAGTACACAAAAACAATCGAACGATACCCGCAACAATGGCTACAGTGTAGTGGTTGCATATGCTAAGATTCTGAAAAATAATAAAACCAGTTTTTCAACCGGTGCTGCTTACTACCGCAGCAACAGTCATATACTTTTAACAACAGAATTCCTGAAAAAACCGGAGAACAGTTTTCAGAAAGTTGATTTGCTGAGTAATGATTTTGAGTTTCACCAGGATGTGCTGAATGCAAGATTTTCCATAAAGCATATTTTTAAACCGGGTTTTTCCATCAGCGCCGGTGCTGCAGTGGAGCAAACCAATATCCTGTTTGAATTATACAGAGATGGTAAGAATGTGTACAGCAGGTTTTACAATCTCTTACCTTTTGCTAATTTCAACAGAAGCTGGGAGAACAAAACCAATCTTACGTTTGCTTACCGCAGAACGATTCGCCGTCCGGGCATTGGTGAACTGAACCCGGCAATTGATTATGGTGATCCATACAATCTTCGTTATGGCAATCCTGATTTACTGCCATCACAGGCACATAATTTTGATGTAGTATTTGGCCAAACAAAAACGAAAGGCTTTGCCAATATCGGACTTGGGTATAATATAGTTGAAGACATCATCAGCCAGATCAGAACATTGCAGCCGGATGGTAAAACAGTTGTAACCTGGGATAATGTAAGCGGTCGTCAGGAATATGAAGTAAGCAGTTGGGGAGGGCTCACCATCAGTAAAAAAATCCGATCCAATATCAGCGCCAGTTATATCTATAATCAATACAGCACATTCGATAAACAAATCAGGAAGTACCGTGATGGTGGTTCTTTTACTTCCAATTTCAGCTGTAATTATTTACCCGATGATAAGTGGACATTAACAGGCACGTTCACGTTTAACCGTTTTGCCAATCCGCAGGGTACAGTAAAGAGCAATATCAATATGAACTTGGGACTGCAACGTAAATTATTCAAGAAGAAAATCATTCTAACGGTTATACAGTTGATCCATTTGTACAGCAGCAGAACAGAATCTTTACTTACGGAACAAATTTTAATCTTGAAAGTTACAGCCGTACACAAACAAGAAACTACCGCATTACATTAA
- a CDS encoding YdeI/OmpD-associated family protein, translating to MARAIDSLDSFYPKDRKAWRSWLQKNHQKSTGIWLIYYKVGKSKPRLPYNDIVEECLCFGWIDSLARKLDDERAMILITPRKPKSVWSDVNKQRVEVLIANGLMLPQGLEKIETAKKNGSWDTLTASNHAANTNQLPKDLLQAFKGKKAALNNFKAFAPSTRKQFMFWLDSAKTPETRNKRLLQTVLMSEANKKPGVQGFKL from the coding sequence ATGGCAAGGGCTATTGACAGCCTCGATTCTTTCTATCCCAAAGACAGGAAAGCCTGGCGCAGCTGGCTGCAAAAAAATCATCAGAAATCGACCGGTATCTGGCTTATATATTATAAGGTTGGAAAAAGCAAACCCCGGCTGCCCTACAATGATATTGTAGAAGAATGCTTATGCTTTGGGTGGATCGACAGTCTTGCCCGCAAATTAGATGATGAACGGGCGATGATACTCATTACGCCCCGTAAACCTAAAAGTGTTTGGAGCGATGTAAACAAACAACGTGTTGAAGTTTTAATAGCCAATGGTCTGATGTTACCGCAGGGACTTGAAAAAATTGAAACTGCTAAAAAGAATGGCAGCTGGGATACATTAACCGCTTCGAACCATGCCGCAAATACCAATCAGCTTCCCAAAGATTTGCTGCAGGCATTTAAAGGAAAAAAAGCAGCACTTAATAATTTCAAAGCTTTTGCTCCTTCTACCCGTAAGCAATTTATGTTCTGGCTCGACAGTGCCAAAACTCCTGAAACAAGAAATAAAAGGCTGCTTCAAACAGTTTTAATGAGCGAAGCAAATAAGAAACCCGGAGTACAGGGTTTTAAGTTGTGA
- a CDS encoding class I SAM-dependent methyltransferase codes for MFEFHADRKRYFEIQVLNTEKYVLPFIEKVFSIKQGMRVLEIGCGEGGVLKVFVDKGCIGVGVELDESRLVNAREWMAAELQNQQMKFYSKDIYQTTYAELGGAFDVIVLKDVIEHIHDQPKLIEWMKSFLTPGGVIFFGFPPWYMPFGGHQQINKGKWLSKLPYYHLLPAPIYKWLLKSNGENWEEMLEIKETGISIERFERICKEKGYNLINQTHFLVNPIYEYKFGWKPKEQFGLIKAIAFVRNFFTSCVYYLIQSK; via the coding sequence ATGTTTGAATTTCACGCCGACAGGAAACGATATTTTGAGATACAAGTTCTGAATACAGAAAAGTATGTGCTGCCATTTATTGAGAAAGTATTTTCAATAAAACAAGGGATGCGTGTTTTGGAAATTGGTTGCGGTGAAGGCGGTGTTTTGAAAGTATTTGTCGACAAAGGTTGTATAGGTGTGGGAGTGGAGCTGGATGAAAGCCGTTTGGTGAATGCAAGGGAATGGATGGCAGCTGAATTGCAGAATCAGCAGATGAAATTCTATTCAAAAGATATTTATCAAACTACCTATGCAGAATTAGGTGGAGCATTTGATGTGATTGTACTGAAGGATGTAATTGAACATATTCATGATCAGCCAAAGCTGATTGAATGGATGAAAAGTTTTTTAACTCCGGGTGGAGTGATCTTCTTTGGTTTCCCGCCATGGTATATGCCGTTTGGCGGGCATCAGCAGATTAATAAAGGCAAATGGTTAAGCAAGTTGCCTTATTATCATTTGCTGCCAGCGCCAATTTATAAATGGTTGCTGAAATCGAATGGAGAGAACTGGGAAGAAATGCTGGAGATCAAAGAAACAGGAATATCAATTGAACGTTTTGAACGGATCTGTAAAGAGAAAGGATACAACCTGATCAACCAAACACATTTCCTGGTAAACCCGATTTATGAATATAAGTTTGGCTGGAAACCAAAAGAACAGTTTGGATTAATCAAAGCTATTGCGTTTGTACGGAATTTTTTTACAAGTTGTGTTTATTATTTAATACAAAGCAAATAA
- a CDS encoding DUF1835 domain-containing protein — protein sequence MIHIVFNEADVEVLQQAIELDESLQGEVMQVSDDYAVGPLKDIYTQEGIEARKNWWREVLAGGDYDGKVDTGELDDNRLVAFLIERLQVTDEEKIWIWAAQNKHDVSGYYWLMSQLKDFQGRVSILYLNNLPFINEKGLIFYPEWIHTIQPKEMTKAKKLSRLITASEFEVDPDEWTKLCTEEKGVRLLEGGKKLMQKDYDYYDADLKNFISADWQKGSKIINQFLSKNKETTGDAYMLWRLKLMIAEGLFDVQGEVKNMKEFEVKKKAGAVETV from the coding sequence ATGATACACATTGTTTTTAATGAAGCAGATGTTGAGGTGCTGCAACAGGCAATTGAACTGGATGAAAGCCTGCAGGGTGAAGTAATGCAGGTAAGTGATGATTATGCAGTTGGTCCGCTGAAAGATATTTATACCCAAGAAGGTATTGAAGCAAGAAAGAACTGGTGGCGTGAAGTACTCGCTGGTGGAGATTATGATGGAAAAGTGGATACAGGTGAATTGGATGACAACAGGCTTGTTGCATTTTTGATTGAACGGTTGCAGGTGACTGATGAAGAAAAAATCTGGATATGGGCCGCACAGAACAAACATGATGTAAGCGGATATTACTGGTTAATGAGTCAGCTAAAAGATTTCCAGGGAAGAGTGTCCATTCTTTACCTGAACAATCTTCCGTTCATTAATGAAAAGGGATTGATTTTTTACCCGGAGTGGATTCACACTATTCAGCCAAAAGAAATGACCAAAGCAAAGAAGCTGTCGAGGCTAATTACGGCAAGTGAGTTTGAAGTTGATCCGGATGAATGGACAAAACTCTGCACTGAAGAAAAAGGTGTTCGTTTACTGGAAGGTGGAAAGAAACTGATGCAGAAGGATTATGATTACTATGATGCAGATCTGAAAAATTTCATTTCTGCAGACTGGCAGAAGGGGAGTAAGATCATCAACCAGTTTTTAAGTAAGAATAAAGAAACAACAGGCGACGCTTATATGCTGTGGCGTTTAAAGCTGATGATTGCAGAAGGTTTGTTTGATGTGCAGGGAGAAGTAAAGAACATGAAAGAATTTGAAGTGAAGAAAAAAGCCGGGGCTGTGGAAACTGTCTGA
- a CDS encoding DUF4260 domain-containing protein, whose product MKTIIKLEELGMFLGCIAVLYIQQVNWWWYLLLFLGPDISMLGYLAGDKVGALCYNLFHHKAIAIMVFVLGLMIQLPGDIADKDWLINLGIILFGHSSMDRFFGYGLKYENGFKFTHLGEIGKK is encoded by the coding sequence ATGAAGACAATAATAAAGCTGGAAGAGTTAGGGATGTTTCTTGGATGTATTGCAGTTTTGTACATACAGCAGGTAAATTGGTGGTGGTATCTGTTATTGTTTTTGGGACCTGATATCAGTATGCTTGGTTATTTAGCAGGTGATAAGGTTGGTGCATTGTGTTATAACCTTTTTCATCATAAAGCAATTGCAATCATGGTATTTGTTCTTGGTTTAATGATTCAGTTGCCGGGTGATATTGCAGATAAAGACTGGCTGATTAATCTTGGCATTATTTTATTCGGTCATTCATCCATGGATCGTTTTTTTGGTTATGGTTTGAAATATGAAAATGGATTTAAGTTTACACATTTAGGTGAAATAGGAAAGAAATAA
- a CDS encoding DNA gyrase/topoisomerase IV subunit A produces the protein MSAAKKKENVFDNEGGVQGQYKNWFLDYASYVILERAVPAIEDGLKPVQRRILHAMKEMDDGRFNKVANIIGQAMQYHPHGDASIGDALVNMGQKDLLIETQGNWGDVRTGDDAAAARYIEARLSKFALEVAFNNKTTEWQLSYDGRKNEPVVLPMKFPLLLAHGADGIAVGLSTKILPHNFCELIEASIKCLRGKRFEILPDFQTGGMIDVANYNDGKRGGKVRVRAHIEELDKKTLLIKDVPYGVTTTQLMDSIVKANDQGKIKVKKVTDNTAAEVEVQIDLAPGISPDITIDALYAFTDCEVSISPNACVIVDNKPQFLTVSDLLRYSADQTKELLKKELEIKLGELMEKWHYTSLEKIFFEEKIYKELEKKHETWDKVIIAIDQAFVPFKKQLKREIKREDIIKLTEKPVRRIYRLDIDELNDQIKALEADMKQVKYDLANLVDYAVAYYENLLKKYGKGRERKTEIKPFETIQVKQVAIANAKLYMNREDGFIGTSLKKDEFVCDCSDFDDIIVFTKRGIMKVVKVSDKSYIGKDIIHAAVFQKNDERTTYNMIYADGKGGVSYAKRFNVTGITREKEYDLTRGDEKSKVHYFTVNLNGEAEVVKIVLSPNCTARNKEFDFDFEELDIKGRSSMGNQVTKYPIKSVKFKEKGKSTLSGKKMWFDDKFGRLTTEEKGEYLGKFEPEDKVLVIYKDGNYEITDQELTQKFDPESVLLIELFKPEKIVTAVYLDNDKLQYNVKRFKIETTTLRNKFFFIKEGDKNYVEAVTTDDEPVLAMQSGRGAQVRKAKIKLAKVAELMGWKAVGAKLTDYNKSIEMEWVKEDPHAQPELFE, from the coding sequence ATGAGTGCAGCGAAAAAGAAAGAAAATGTTTTTGATAATGAAGGCGGGGTGCAGGGCCAGTATAAAAACTGGTTCCTTGATTATGCATCGTATGTAATCCTTGAACGTGCGGTACCTGCCATTGAAGATGGTCTGAAACCTGTCCAGCGTCGAATCCTTCATGCTATGAAAGAAATGGATGATGGGCGTTTCAACAAGGTTGCCAACATCATCGGGCAGGCCATGCAGTATCATCCGCATGGTGATGCAAGTATTGGTGATGCATTGGTGAATATGGGTCAGAAAGATTTATTGATTGAAACGCAGGGTAACTGGGGTGATGTGCGTACAGGCGATGATGCGGCTGCAGCACGTTATATTGAAGCCCGTCTTTCAAAGTTTGCACTGGAAGTTGCCTTCAATAATAAAACAACAGAATGGCAGCTGAGTTATGATGGAAGAAAGAATGAGCCTGTTGTATTGCCCATGAAGTTTCCGTTGCTGCTTGCACACGGAGCTGATGGTATTGCGGTTGGTTTGTCAACAAAAATTCTTCCGCATAATTTCTGTGAATTAATTGAGGCGTCCATTAAATGTTTGCGTGGAAAGCGTTTTGAAATCTTACCCGATTTTCAAACAGGAGGAATGATTGATGTTGCCAATTACAATGATGGCAAGCGTGGTGGTAAAGTAAGAGTGCGTGCACATATTGAAGAGCTGGATAAAAAAACATTGCTCATTAAAGATGTTCCTTACGGTGTTACAACCACGCAATTAATGGACAGCATCGTTAAAGCAAACGACCAGGGAAAAATAAAAGTTAAGAAGGTAACTGATAATACTGCAGCTGAAGTAGAAGTGCAGATCGATCTGGCCCCCGGTATTTCACCTGATATAACAATAGATGCATTGTATGCATTCACTGATTGTGAAGTATCTATTTCGCCCAATGCATGTGTAATTGTTGACAACAAGCCACAGTTCCTGACTGTATCTGATTTGCTGAGATATTCAGCTGATCAAACCAAAGAGTTATTGAAGAAAGAACTGGAGATCAAGTTGGGTGAACTAATGGAGAAATGGCATTACACTTCACTGGAAAAAATCTTCTTTGAAGAAAAGATATATAAGGAACTGGAGAAGAAACATGAAACCTGGGATAAAGTAATCATAGCAATTGATCAGGCTTTTGTCCCGTTTAAAAAACAACTGAAAAGGGAAATCAAGCGGGAAGATATTATCAAGCTTACTGAAAAGCCGGTGCGTCGTATTTACCGTTTGGATATTGATGAATTGAATGACCAGATCAAGGCACTGGAAGCAGATATGAAACAGGTGAAGTATGACCTGGCAAACCTTGTTGATTATGCGGTGGCTTATTATGAAAACCTGTTGAAGAAGTATGGTAAGGGAAGAGAACGTAAAACAGAAATTAAACCGTTTGAAACCATCCAGGTAAAACAGGTGGCTATTGCCAATGCCAAATTGTACATGAATCGTGAAGATGGTTTCATTGGTACTTCACTGAAGAAAGATGAGTTTGTTTGTGATTGCTCCGACTTTGATGATATCATTGTGTTTACCAAACGAGGTATTATGAAAGTGGTGAAGGTGAGCGACAAGTCTTATATCGGCAAGGATATTATTCATGCAGCCGTATTTCAGAAAAATGATGAACGCACGACTTACAACATGATTTATGCTGATGGAAAAGGTGGTGTGAGTTATGCCAAGCGTTTTAATGTAACAGGTATCACAAGAGAGAAAGAATATGATTTGACAAGAGGTGATGAAAAAAGTAAAGTGCATTATTTCACTGTAAACCTCAATGGTGAGGCGGAAGTAGTGAAGATTGTGTTGAGCCCGAATTGTACTGCCCGTAACAAAGAGTTTGATTTTGATTTTGAAGAACTGGATATCAAAGGCAGAAGCAGCATGGGGAACCAGGTAACCAAGTATCCAATCAAGTCCGTTAAGTTTAAAGAGAAAGGTAAATCAACATTGAGTGGAAAGAAAATGTGGTTTGATGATAAGTTTGGCCGTTTAACAACTGAGGAGAAAGGTGAATACTTAGGTAAGTTTGAACCTGAAGATAAAGTGCTGGTGATTTATAAAGATGGTAATTATGAAATCACCGACCAGGAACTCACACAAAAATTTGACCCGGAATCTGTTTTACTGATTGAGTTATTTAAACCGGAGAAAATTGTAACGGCTGTTTACCTTGATAATGATAAGTTGCAATACAATGTAAAACGTTTCAAAATTGAAACAACCACACTTCGGAATAAATTCTTCTTCATCAAAGAAGGAGATAAGAATTATGTGGAAGCAGTTACGACAGATGATGAACCTGTACTTGCCATGCAAAGCGGTAGAGGTGCACAGGTACGTAAAGCAAAAATAAAATTAGCCAAGGTTGCAGAGCTGATGGGCTGGAAAGCAGTGGGAGCAAAGCTTACAGACTATAACAAGAGTATTGAAATGGAATGGGTGAAGGAAGATCCGCATGCACAACCGGAGTTATTTGAATAG
- a CDS encoding SET domain-containing protein-lysine N-methyltransferase, translating into MTKEQLLHELKHDTWVMMKPSPIHGNGVFALRDIPAGQRGLFSKGVGEWIKVERSEIDSIPNHTNDLVETYCLFDEEFYYLPDYGFKVTDIVIFLNHAETPNVKSINDGEDFETLRAIAAGEELFIDYGEIVESDE; encoded by the coding sequence ATGACCAAAGAACAGCTGCTCCACGAACTGAAACATGATACCTGGGTAATGATGAAACCCTCACCCATTCATGGTAACGGTGTATTTGCCTTAAGGGATATTCCTGCCGGACAACGTGGTTTGTTCTCAAAAGGCGTTGGTGAATGGATTAAAGTAGAACGCAGTGAAATTGATTCGATACCAAACCACACTAACGACTTGGTTGAAACCTATTGTTTGTTTGATGAAGAATTCTACTACCTGCCCGATTATGGATTTAAGGTGACGGATATTGTAATTTTCTTAAACCATGCAGAAACGCCTAATGTTAAATCCATCAATGATGGAGAAGATTTTGAAACACTTAGAGCAATTGCTGCCGGTGAAGAATTATTTATTGATTATGGTGAGATTGTAGAGAGTGACGAATAA
- the smpB gene encoding SsrA-binding protein SmpB, with the protein MESKNRAAFHEYYFEDKLVAGMVLAGTEVKSIREGKVSFSDSYCFFHKHELWIKGLHIAEYRFGTTNNHMAVHDRKLLLNKKEIRKWENKLKEKGFTVVPLRIFFTENNLAKLEIGLGKGKKLHDKRETIKNRDAEREMKKYIK; encoded by the coding sequence ATGGAATCAAAAAACAGAGCAGCCTTTCACGAATACTATTTTGAAGACAAATTAGTAGCAGGAATGGTATTGGCCGGAACGGAAGTAAAATCGATCCGTGAAGGAAAGGTGAGCTTCAGCGATTCTTATTGTTTCTTTCACAAACATGAACTGTGGATCAAAGGTCTGCATATTGCGGAGTACCGTTTCGGTACAACCAATAACCACATGGCAGTTCATGACAGAAAACTGCTGCTGAATAAAAAAGAAATCCGAAAGTGGGAAAACAAACTAAAAGAAAAAGGATTCACTGTTGTTCCGCTCCGCATCTTTTTTACGGAAAACAATTTAGCCAAACTGGAAATTGGTTTGGGCAAAGGAAAGAAACTTCATGATAAGAGAGAGACCATCAAAAACCGTGATGCTGAACGGGAAATGAAAAAATATATCAAATAA